A genomic segment from Bos taurus isolate L1 Dominette 01449 registration number 42190680 breed Hereford chromosome 1, ARS-UCD2.0, whole genome shotgun sequence encodes:
- the CHST2 gene encoding carbohydrate sulfotransferase 2 isoform X1 has product MSRSPPRALPAGAPLGLLPAAPAAGPRALLPPWPRRLGRRWPASPLGMKVFRRKALVLCAGYALLLVLTMLNLLDYKWHKEPLQQCSPDGSLGAGAGAASGGWGRPGPPPAVPPRAHTRLDPRTPYRPPVAAVQAAPAVAAGAARAAAPPGNGTRGGGDKRQLVYVFTTWRSGSSFFGELFNQNPEVFFLYEPVWHVWQKLYPGDAVSLQGAARDMLSALYRCDLSVFQLYSPAGSGGRNLTTLGIFGAATNKVVCSSPLCPAYRKEVVGLVDDRVCKKCPPQRLARFEEECRKYRTLVIKGVRVFDVAVLAPLLRDPALDLKVIHLVRDPRAVASSRIRSRHGLIRESLQVVRSRDPRAHRMPFLEAPGHKLGVKKESMGGPADYHALGAMEVICNSMAKTLQTALQPPDWLQGHYLVVRYEDLVGDPVKTLRRVYDFVGLLVSPEMEQFALNMTSGSGSSSKPFVVSARNATQAANAWRTALTFQQIKQVEEFCYQPMAVLGYERVNSPEEVKDLSKTLLRKPRL; this is encoded by the coding sequence ATGAGCCGCAGCCCGCCGCGAGCTCTACCCGCGGGCGCGCCCCTCGGGTTGCTCCCAGCCGCGCCCGCCGCCGGGCCGCGCGCCCTGCTCCCGCCGTGGCCCCGGCGCCTGGGTCGCCGCTGGCCTGCGTCCCCGCTCGGAATGAAGGTGTTCCGCAGGAAGGCGCTGGTGCTCTGCGCGGGCTACGCGCTGCTGCTGGTGCTCACCATGCTCAACCTCCTGGACTACAAGTGGCACAAGGAGCCGTTGCAGCAGTGCAGCCCCGACGGGTCGCTGGGTGCCGGGGCGGGGGCGGCTTCGGGCGGCTGGGGGCGTCCAGGACCTCCTCCAGCCGTGCCGCCCCGCGCACACACCCGCTTGGATCCCCGGACCCCATACCGCCCTCCCGTCGCCGCAGTCCAGGCAGCTCCGGCAGTCGCGGCCGGGGCGGCAAGGGCCGCAGCCCCTCCAGGTAATGGCACTCGGGGCGGCGGGGACAAGAGGCAGTTGGTGTACGTGTTCACCACGTGGCGCTCAGGCTCGTCCTTCTTCGGCGAGCTTTTCAACCAGAACCCCGAAGTGTTCTTCCTCTACGAGCCGGTGTGGCATGTGTGGCAGAAACTGTACCCAGGGGACGCCGTCTCCCTGCAAGGGGCGGCGCGGGACATGCTGAGCGCTCTCTACCGCTGCGACCTCTCGGTCTTCCAGCTGTACAGCCCCGCCGGCAGCGGGGGGCGCAACCTCACCACTCTGGGCATCTTCGGTGCGGCCACCAACAAGGTGGTGTGCTCCTCGCCGCTGTGCCCCGCCTACCGCAAGGAGGTCGTGGGACTGGTGGACGACCGCGTGTGCAAGAAGTGCCCGCCGCAGCGCCTGGCGCGCTTCGAGGAGGAGTGCCGCAAGTACCGCACGCTGGTCATCAAGGGCGTTCGGGTCTTCGACGTGGCGGTATTGGCGCCACTGTTGCGAGACCCGGCTCTGGACCTTAAGGTCATTCATCTGGTGCGGGACCCCCGCGCTGTGGCCAGCTCACGCATTCGCTCGCGCCACGGTCTCATCCGTGAAAGCCTGCAGGTGGTGCGCAGCCGGGACCCGCGAGCCCACCGCATGCCCTTCCTGGAGGCCCCCGGCCACAAACTGGGCGTCAAGAAGGAGAGCATGGGAGGGCCGGCAGACTACCACGCGCTTGGCGCCATGGAGGTCATCTGCAACAGCATGGCCAAGACACTGCAGACGGCCCTGCAGCCCCCTGACTGGCTGCAGGGCCATTACCTGGTGGTGCGGTACGAGGACTTGGTGGGAGACCCCGTCAAAACCCTGCGGAGGGTGTACGACTTTGTGGGGCTGTTGGTGAGCCCCGAAATGGAGCAGTTTGCACTCAACATGACTAGTGGCTCAGGCTCCTCCTCCAAGCCTTTTGTGGTGTCAGCCCGCAACGCCACACAGGCCGCCAACGCCTGGCGGACCGCCCTCACCTTCCAGCAGATCAAACAGGTGGAGGAGTTTTGCTACCAGCCCATGGCCGTGTTGGGCTACGAGCGGGTCAATAGCCCCGAGGAGGTCAAAGACCTCAGCAAGACCCTGCTCCGGAAACCCCGACTCTGA